Below is a genomic region from Gemmatimonadota bacterium.
ACGACCGCACGCGATGCGCGCATCCTCGCCACCAGGTCGTCACGCGTCAGACGCCCGGTGAAGTGAACATCCAGTCCATTGGCCGCGGCGGACGCGCGAAGGCGATCCTCCTCGGGGCCCGTGCCCGCGATCGTGAGGGACACGCCGGACCGGGACACAGCACGAAGGAGCGTGTCCAGCCCCTTCTCCCGAGAGAGCCTCCCCGCATACAGAAACCCCTCCCCCGGGGCGGATGCCGGGACGAAGGCACTCGGGTCGACTCCGTTCGGGACCACCTGGATGCGATCTCTCGGGTACCCCGCGCCGTGGATCTTCTCCGCCATGAACCGACTGGGACAGGCGAAGGCGGCCACCCCGTCCCTCACCGAACCCGTGCGATGCGCCCGCATCATCTCCCCCCACGCCACAACGCTGGCGGTCAGCGAGGAGCGCACACAACGATGACGCACTGCGGGAAAGTAGGACCCCGGCGCACATCTCTCGCAGACATCTCCATTCGTATAGAGAAGATAGTTCGGGCAGGCCAGCTTGTAGTCATGCACCGTATGGACCACTGGCACACCCGCGCCGCGCAGCGCATCCAGAATGGACGGAGACAGCTGGTGGTGGAAGTTGTGCACATGCGCAACCGTCGGCCTTGCGCTCCGGCAGAGGTCTGCAATCCGTGCCGCCGCCTTCCGATGATGCACGGCTCGCAGCGCTCCCCGAACGCTCCCCAACAGTCCGACGCTCTCGTAGTCGACTTCCTCCACAAAGAACTCTGCCCACGGCGAGGGCCGGTTTCGGGAATGCTGCATGGAGAAGTGGACCGTCTCGTGCCCGGCGTGCTCGTACTCTTCCAGAAGGTCGAACAGAACGCGCTCCGCTCCACCCTTCGCGTAGAAGAACTTGTTCACCAGGAGGATTCTCACGCGCCTTCGCTCACTTCCCGGTCCCGCGGGCTCTCTCGCGCCGGAGGTCCACTACTTTGCGCGCGGGGTGGCACCACGAAACCACCGCCCGAGAATCCACCGAGCCGCAATGTCCGGTCTGGCCTTCATCACCGGCGCCACCGTACAGCTCATCCAGCACTGGAGTTGGCAGTTGCGCACGCTTCGCAGCACTTCGCTTGTCGCGGCGTCCGCCTCGATATCCTCCCAGCTCTTCTCGTTGAGATTCCCCAACGGCTGGTTCAGCACATTGCATGGATAGACCACGCCCCGGTGATCCACATGGATATGCCCGGTGGCCGCAACGCAGGGATCTCTGCGAGGCTGGCCGTCGATGTAGTCGATGATGCCGTCGGTGTAGTAC
It encodes:
- a CDS encoding glycosyltransferase, which translates into the protein MRILLVNKFFYAKGGAERVLFDLLEEYEHAGHETVHFSMQHSRNRPSPWAEFFVEEVDYESVGLLGSVRGALRAVHHRKAAARIADLCRSARPTVAHVHNFHHQLSPSILDALRGAGVPVVHTVHDYKLACPNYLLYTNGDVCERCAPGSYFPAVRHRCVRSSLTASVVAWGEMMRAHRTGSVRDGVAAFACPSRFMAEKIHGAGYPRDRIQVVPNGVDPSAFVPASAPGEGFLYAGRLSREKGLDTLLRAVSRSGVSLTIAGTGPEEDRLRASAAANGLDVHFTGRLTRDDLVARMRASRAVVLPSEWYENGPVSVLEAFASGVGVIGADTGGIPEMVRPHKTGLLFPPGDSDALAESMSALESDPDLAFEMGRNARCVVEEEFSLGRQVRTMLDLLQEVSSSAS